In Nocardioides jishulii, the DNA window CCTTGACGGTGCGGATCGTCTTGTAGGCGGCGCCGGCGACGCTGGCCTGCAGGTCGACGTCGCCGTAGAAGACCGACCCGCCGTCCGGCGTCTTCACCGACGCCTGGAGGTAGGGCTTGTAGCTCCCCTTGTACTCGATCAGGGTGCGCGAGGCACCGATCTCGGTGACGGTGGTGTAGGAGGCGGCGTGAGCCGGTGCGCCTGCCAGGGCAACGGGGGCAAGGCCGAGGAGGGCGGCCGAGACGAGCCCGGCAATGGTGCGGTGAAGTCGCATGGAACGAAGAACCTTTCGAGATGGGCACGGGCCGAGCTGAAACGGCCGAGGGCGTCATACCCCATCGTCTCGTTCTCCAACCGCGCGCGCAGGCTCTTGGCCAAGGTGGTCCAGACCTTTTCCCGCCGATGCTGGGTGGGGCGTGGTGCGTAGACTCGACGGGTCACCCCTCCCGTTCCACGAGAGGGGTCAGTCTGCGTGCCCGACGCACGCGGAGGCTTCGAGAGGAAAGCGTGTGACCACCCCCCTTCTTCGTCCCCTCACCGACCTGCCGAGCCCGCTCGTACGGTTCTCCGAGCGGCTGCTGGGCGACTCCGTGCTCGGCCGGGCGACGGAGGCCGCGAGCAGCACGCGCACGCTCGACCTCACCGGCCCCGCCTCGGTGCGTCCCTTCGTGGTGCACGGCCTCGCCCTGGCCGGGCGCACGGTGCTCGCCGTCACCGCCACGTTGCGGGAGGCCGAGGACCTGGTCGCCGAGCTCAGCGACCTGATCGACCCGAGCGAGGTCGCGCTCTACCCCAGCTGGGAGACCCTCCCGCACGAGCGGCTCAGCCCTCGCAGCGACACGGTCGGTCGCCGACTGGCCGTGCTGCGTCGACTGCGCCACCCCGGTCGCGACGCCACCAACGGGCCCCTGCGCGTCGTGGTCGCCCCCATCCGTTCCGTGCTCCAGCCCCAGGTCAAGGGCCTCGCCGACATCGAGCCGGTCGAGCTGGCCACCGGTGAGACCCGGGTGCTGGAGGAGGTCGTCGCCGGACTGGCCGCTGCGGCCTACACGCGCGTCGACATGGTCGAGAAGCGCGGCGAGTTCGCCGTACGAGGTGGCCTCGTCGACGTCTTCCCGCCGACCGAGGAGCACCCGCTGCGCGTGGAGTTCTTCGGCGACGAGGTCGACGAGATCCGCACCTTCTCGGTCGCCGACCAGCGAACCATGGACAAGGTCACCCGGCTCTGGGCCCCGCCGTGCCGCGAGCTGCTGCTCACCGACGAGGTTCGCACCCGCGCCGCAGCGCTCGGTGAGGCCCACCCGCAGCTGCTGGAGATCACCGACAAGATCGCCAACGGCATGCCCGCCGAGGGCATGGAGTCGCTGGCCCCGGTCCTGGTCGACGACATGGAGCTCCTGGTCGACCTGATGCCGCCCGAGACCACGGTGCTGGTGCTCGACCCCGAGCGGGCCCGCACCCGCGCCCACGACCTGGTCGCCACCAGCGAGGAGTTCCTCGGGGCCTCCTGGGCGGCAGCGGCCAGCGGCGGCACCGCGCCCATCGACCTCGGCGCGGCCTCCTACCGCGAGGTCGGCGAGGTGCGCGAGCACTGCCTGGACCTCGGCCTGGCCTGGTGGTCGGTCAGCCCCTTCGGCATCGACGACGAGGGGCAGGTGACCGACGTCGACGCCCTCGCCGGCGCCGTCGAGTCGCACAGCCTCGGCATGACGCCCGCCGAGCAGTACCGAGGCGACTTCGAGTGGGCGGTGCGCGACCTGCGGCGCTGGCTGGACGAGTCGTACGCCGTCACCACCGTGCACGCCGGCCACGGCACGGCCCAGCGGATGATGGAGCTGCTGCGCGAGCACGACATCGCGGCGGCGCTGGTGCAGGAGGGCGAGCCCGCTGGCCCCGGTGTCGTCACCGTCACCGTGGGGCGCGTCGGCCACGGCCTCCTCGACCCCGCCACCCGCAGCGTGCTGGTCACCGGTGACGACCTCACCGGCCAGAAGACCTCGACGCGCGACATGCGCAAGATGCCAGCCCGGCGCAAGAAGCAGATCGACCCCCTCGAGCTCAAGGCCGGCGACTTCGTCGTGCACGAGAAGCACGGCGTCGGCAAGTTCATCGAGATGAAGCAGCGTGAGGTGCAGGGCGCGACGCGCGAGTACCTCGTCCTGGAGTACGGCGCCTCCAAGCGCGGCGCGCCGCCGGACCGGCTCTACGTGCCGGCCGACACGCTCGACCAGGTGACCCGCTACGTCGGCGGTGAGCAGCCCAGCCTCGACCGCCTCGGTGGCGCCGACTGGACGAACCGCAAGAACAAGGCGCGCAAGGCCGTCCGGGAGATCGCCGCCGAGCTGATCAAGCTGTACGCAGCGCGCCAGGCGACGCAGGGCTACGCGTACGGCCCCGACACCCCGTGGCAGCGCGAGCTGGAGGACGCGTTCCCCTTCGCCGAGACGCCCGACCAGCTCACCACGGTCGAGGAGGTCAAGGCGGACATGCGCCGGACCATGCCGATGGACCGCCTGATCTGTGGAGACGTCGGCTACGGCAAGACCGAGATCGCCGTGCGGGCCGCCTTCAAGGCGGTGCAGGAGGGCAAGCAGGTCGCCGTCCTCGTGCCGACGACCCTGCTCGTGACCCAGCACCTGTCCACCTTCACCGAGCGCATGAGCGGCTTCCCGGTCGTGCTCAAGGGCCTGAGCCGCTTCCAGAGCGACAAGGAGGCGAAGGAGATCATGGCAGGGATGGCCGACGGCACCGTCGACGTCGTCGTGGGCACCCACCGCCTCCTCAACCCCGACGTCCGCTTCAAGGACCTCGGCCTGATCATCGTCGACGAGGAGCAGCGCTTCGGCGTCGAGCACAAGGAGGCGATGAAGCGCCTGCGGACCAGCGTCGACGTGCTCTCCATGAGCGCCACGCCGATCCCGCGCACGCTGGAGATGGCGATCACCGGCATCCGTGAGATGTCGACGATCACCACGCCGCCCGAGGAGCGCCACCCGGTGCTCACCTACGTCGGTGCCTACGAGGACCGGCAGGTGATCGCGGCGGTGCGGCGCGAGCTGCTGCGCGACGGGCAGGTCTTCTACATCCACAACCGGGTGCAGTCGATCGAGAAGGCCGCCGGCAAGATCCGCGAGCTCGTGCCCGAGGCGCGGGTGGCAGTGGCCCACGGCCAGATGAACGAGAAGCAGCTCGAGCAGGTGATGCTCGACTTCTGGGAGAAGAAGTTCGACGTCCTGGTCTGCACGACCCTGGTCGAGTCGGGCCTCGACGTCTCCAACGCCAACACGATGATCATCGAGCGGGCCGACACCCTCGGCCTGAGCCAGCTGCACCAGCTGCGTGGCCGCGTCGGCCGCTCGCGCGAGCGGGCGTACGCCTACTTCCTCTACCCGAGCGAGAAGCCGCTCACCGAGACCGCCCACGAGCGGCTCGCGACCCTGGCGCAGCACTCCGACCTCGGCGGAGGCATGGCGATCGCGATGAAGGACCTCGAGATCCGCGGCGCCGGCAACCTGCTCGGCGGGCAGCAGTCGGGTCACATCGCCGACGTCGGCTTCGACCTGTACGTCCGCCTCGTCGGCGAGGCGGTGGCGGACTTCCGCGGCGAGGAGACCGACGAGCTCGACGAGGTGCGGATCGACCTGCCGGTCGACGCCCACATCCCGCACGACTACGTCTCCTCCGAGCGCCTGCGCCTGGAGATGTACAAGCGGCTCTCGGAGGTGCGCAGCGACGCCGACGTCGACGAGATCCGCTCCGAGCTGGTCGACCGCTACGGCACTCCGCCCGACGTGGTCGAGTCGCTGCTGGTGGTCGCCCGCCTGCGGGCCCGGGCCCGGGCGGCCGGCCTCACCGACATCGTCGTGATGGGCAAGAACGTGCGGTTCGCGCCGGTGAAGTCATTGCCCGACTCCCGGGTGGTGCGCCTGCAGCGCATGTACCCCAAGGCGAAGGTCCACAGCCAGGCCGAGGCCCTGCTCGTCCCCCGTCCGCTCGGGTCGGCGAAGGGGAGTGGTGTCGTGCTGCTTGAATGGGCCCGCGGTGTGATCGATCACATCATCGACCCGCCTGCCGCGCCGCCCGCCACCTCGTCAGCACCGTAGGAGAGACAACCGTGACCCAGCCCCGCGTTCGTCGTCCGCTCGTCCCCGGCCTCGCTGTCGTGGCGATGATGGCTGTCCTCACCGGCTGCAGTGACGGCGCAGTGACCACGACGGGCACCGCTCCAGGGGCGGCAGCCCAGGTGGGTGACGTCACGATCACCCAGTCGAAGGTCGACCGCACCGCTCGGGCGATCTGTGACGACCTCGAGCCGCAGCTGGCCGAGGAGGGCCCTGTGGCCCTCATCCAGGTCAAGCAGTACGCGCTCAACCTGCTGACCGCCCGCGCCCAGGCCGAGCAGATCGCCGACGAGTACGACGTGAAGCCCGACCCGGCGGTCACCCGCGACCTGGCCCAGTGGAAGACGCAGGCCGAGCGGGTGCCCGAGGACCTGCGCGACGACTTCGCCACCGCCATGAACACCGAGGCGCTGCTCTCCTCCGTGCTCACCGAAGCCGGCGCCAAGGCGCTCGCCGACGACGGCGTGAGCAACCCGTCGCAGGAGGAGGTCCAGCAGGCCGGGTCCGAGATCTTCGCGACGTGGGCTGACAACGCCGACGTCAAGATCGACCCGCGCTACGAAGCCGCTGTCCGTGAGGGAGTCCTG includes these proteins:
- the mfd gene encoding transcription-repair coupling factor, which translates into the protein MTTPLLRPLTDLPSPLVRFSERLLGDSVLGRATEAASSTRTLDLTGPASVRPFVVHGLALAGRTVLAVTATLREAEDLVAELSDLIDPSEVALYPSWETLPHERLSPRSDTVGRRLAVLRRLRHPGRDATNGPLRVVVAPIRSVLQPQVKGLADIEPVELATGETRVLEEVVAGLAAAAYTRVDMVEKRGEFAVRGGLVDVFPPTEEHPLRVEFFGDEVDEIRTFSVADQRTMDKVTRLWAPPCRELLLTDEVRTRAAALGEAHPQLLEITDKIANGMPAEGMESLAPVLVDDMELLVDLMPPETTVLVLDPERARTRAHDLVATSEEFLGASWAAAASGGTAPIDLGAASYREVGEVREHCLDLGLAWWSVSPFGIDDEGQVTDVDALAGAVESHSLGMTPAEQYRGDFEWAVRDLRRWLDESYAVTTVHAGHGTAQRMMELLREHDIAAALVQEGEPAGPGVVTVTVGRVGHGLLDPATRSVLVTGDDLTGQKTSTRDMRKMPARRKKQIDPLELKAGDFVVHEKHGVGKFIEMKQREVQGATREYLVLEYGASKRGAPPDRLYVPADTLDQVTRYVGGEQPSLDRLGGADWTNRKNKARKAVREIAAELIKLYAARQATQGYAYGPDTPWQRELEDAFPFAETPDQLTTVEEVKADMRRTMPMDRLICGDVGYGKTEIAVRAAFKAVQEGKQVAVLVPTTLLVTQHLSTFTERMSGFPVVLKGLSRFQSDKEAKEIMAGMADGTVDVVVGTHRLLNPDVRFKDLGLIIVDEEQRFGVEHKEAMKRLRTSVDVLSMSATPIPRTLEMAITGIREMSTITTPPEERHPVLTYVGAYEDRQVIAAVRRELLRDGQVFYIHNRVQSIEKAAGKIRELVPEARVAVAHGQMNEKQLEQVMLDFWEKKFDVLVCTTLVESGLDVSNANTMIIERADTLGLSQLHQLRGRVGRSRERAYAYFLYPSEKPLTETAHERLATLAQHSDLGGGMAIAMKDLEIRGAGNLLGGQQSGHIADVGFDLYVRLVGEAVADFRGEETDELDEVRIDLPVDAHIPHDYVSSERLRLEMYKRLSEVRSDADVDEIRSELVDRYGTPPDVVESLLVVARLRARARAAGLTDIVVMGKNVRFAPVKSLPDSRVVRLQRMYPKAKVHSQAEALLVPRPLGSAKGSGVVLLEWARGVIDHIIDPPAAPPATSSAP